AATAGTGTCAATATCTTGCAGTGCGCTATTATACAGGCTTTTAGATCGATTTCTTTATGGCcaaccttttttttttgggggggggaGGTGAAAGGTAAAGGCATCGAGTGTACAGTACTTCATACATTTTCGGGTTCTATGATGAACGCCGACGATCCCGGTTTGAAAAGAAATCAGAGTACAATGATAAGTAATTAAACAGTGGCCTATCTGATAGTCCGATTAAAGAGGCCTATGAACAAACATGATACCCCGTAAACATTACTAGAATACTTCGTACAGTTCAATCCCTGAACGCCAAAGCTCAAAAATCTCAAAACACCAGGAGAAAGCGAAAGGAGAGGgggggaagagaaagatatAATGCTTTCAGTGTTTCAACTAGACTTGCCGAATCGGTTGAGGAGCTCCCTTGCTGCAATCAGCTCACTTTGACAGCACTTCTGGCCCTGATAATCCATAAATCGCGACTTAACGATTGCTTCGAGTTTCTGAAAAGCAAATGCATTGAGTTTTGGAAGTGTTTTCTTGAGAGAAACTTCTTCCATTATACAACTCTCCTCGGTTTCAAGTAGCAATGACGTGACCTATCACGGAGGTATATTAGCCAGAGGAGATAGGCAGGAAATGGGACAAAGCATACCAACGCTAACCCATAAAACCCTCGCAGATAGTCATCGCAGAGTTCAATGCTCCTACAATAGTGACGCATTGATCTTCTCAGAAGTTTGGATGGGTCACCATTATCTGGTGAAGTAGCACAAACATATAACAGCTCGGCCAAGCAAGCATGAACCTAGCGGAGAACAATATTAACACAAggtcgaagaggaagattAAATTGGCATTGCATACATTCCAAGCATTTGGGGTGATTAAAAGGGCCTCCTCAAGACAAAAAATCGCCTGAGAACTCATCCCTTGGGATCGATATAAATCTGCAAGCTCGCACCAAGCTTCCGTATCTGTGGGAGTGGCCTCCAGGAGTTTTATCAGGCTACTTATGGCGTCTGCAGGCCGGGACAGTGATCGCAAAAGAGCAATCCGACGTTTCAAGACGGGCTATCAGTTAATCATAATATATCGTTAGCCTCCAAGCTTAGAATTGCCTCTTTCAAtttatcctcttcatcgaAGAAGACAGTAATCATTACTAAAATGAAGTGATCAGAACTGCAGGGGAGGTAGGCAAACCAAGTTGACTGGATTCTGTTGCAGTATATCGTCATATTCACGAAGGCACTTCTCCAAAGCAGAATTATCTCCAGCAATCGCCTCTTCGTAAAGGCCATGTAGCCCCATTATCCTTTCATTTGATCGCCCAAAGAACTTCGTTAGCTTATCAAGGCATATGAGAGCTGACTTGTCATCTCCTGTCTGTaaacaagcaaagaaaagccGTTCTATCATTGCATATTCTTCGGGCTGACCTGCAGCAGACGTAATGAGTGATAATGGTGCCATATTCGATTTGCTTTGTCGGCCAAGTAGAATTGGTGCTTGCTGTGAATACTGGAGAGTAGCAAGCAGATCTGAGCTATGGATGGGTTCGTTCTTGGTATTGGACATGGTGGTTAACAAACGCTCTAGAATCTGAAAGTTAGGATGAGCATGTACCTTGGAATATAGTAACTTAAGGTACATACCGTAAAGgggcaaaaaagaaatacaTCCGACCAAGGCAGTAAGGCAATGAGAGAATGTAGAGTTGTCCCGTGACGTACTCCGCACTACTTCCAAAGGTagatcatcatcatcatgaaTATCACCTTCAATATTTATCCATACAATTATTAAATTGCATTTTTCCCGCCAATTGCCTTTTTCATTCACACCTATTCCTTATTTCAACGTTCCGCAGTCATCTATCATTTTAACATTGAACAATCTCGGGCCAGTGAGAGGACAGTCAGGGCCAATCTCGTGCTTCGTCGGCAATGGTCATTGTATAGACCAATTTAGATATAACTTCTCAGATTGAGACGCATACTCTATAAACAATGTGAGTGTATCTTTTTGGCTTCTCGCATACAGGTAAAAATTCTCATGAACCATAGGTTCGAGAAGTCTTTATATGACCTTATAAAAGGTCTACGGAGCCATAAAGGTGCCGAGGAAGACTATATTCATAGCAGTCTTCGAGAATGCAAAGCAGAAATCAAATCACAAGACATGGGTACGGGTTTGATATACCACGCTTAAATGTTTGACGGTATACTAAATATACACAGACAGAAAAGCCACCGCACTATTGAAAATCATATACTTAGAGATGTTTGGCTACGACATGTCCTGGGCGTCCTTCCACGTGTTAGAGGTCATGTCATCTACGAAATACCTGCAGAAGAGAGTCGGCTATCTTGGAGCAATGCAGAGTTTCAGGTCAGACACTGAGGTATTGATGCTTGCAACCAATCTCTTAAAAAAGGTATCCATCCATCGACGTATTGTATAGATTGTATGTATCTATATGTCAACTGACAACTCAACAGGATATAGGCTCTTCAAATATCCCAAACATGTCTCTTCCAATGGTCACTCTTCCGCATGTCATAACTCCTTCACTCTCCATGTCCTTACTTCCAGATATTCTGTCCAGACTCTCACACTCGCACGTTATGGTTCGCAAAAAGGCAGTTGTTTGTCTATATAGACTCGCTCTGGTTTATCCCGAGGCTCTAAAGCTGGCTTGGCCTAAGATAAAGGAGCGACTTATGGATGATCAAGAAGATGGCAGTGTCACTACAGCAGTGATCAATGTCGTATGTGAACTCGGATGGAGAAGGCCGCATGATTTTCTTCCACTTGCACCAAGATTATTCGATTTGTTAGTTGAGGGTGGTAATAATTGGATGGCAATAAAAATAATAAAGCTCGTGCGTTTCCCTCTCCAATATCGGATGCTTGGTTTCTGATCCTCGCAGTTTGCAACTTTGACTCCATTGGAACCACGCCTAATTCGGAAACTCCTCCGTCCATTGACGAATTTGATACAAACAACCACAGCCATGTCATTGCTCTACGAATGCATCAATGGCGTAATCCAGGGAGGTATTCTTGGCGGTGATGAGGGTTTTCGGGAGAAGGATGAGATAGCAAGCCTCTGCGTTGGGAAGCTACGGGGCATGATAGTTACGGATGCTGACCCAAACCGCAAGTACTCAAATATCATATCTTCTTCTACCGAGACTGACCCTGGTTTACAGTCAAATACGTCGCTCTTCTTGCATTCAACCGGATTGTAACAACGCACCCTGTGCTGGTGTCGATGCAGCAGGATGTTATATTGGAATGTTTGGAGGATGCAGATGTCTCGATTCGGCTCCAGGCACTCGAACTTGCAACTGGGATGGTAAGCAGTGAGACGCTCCAGCCTATCGTCAGCCGCTTGGTTAAGCAGCTCAACGATGCCTTTGTATCGCTGTCCGAGCAATCCCCGCGAGAAGGCCAATTGATTATGCGTGACAAAAACGGGATATCAGAACAAAGCACCGGGAGTTATTCACATTGTCTATCCCCCGAATATAAGATAGAAGTCCTGCATCGAATTGTGGACATGTGCTCTTACAATAATTATTCAGGATTGCCGGACTTCGAGTGGTACATTGATATTTTGGTACAATTGGTGAAGCACGTTCCCCCTGAAGACATAGGCGGGTACTACCGGTATACGACAAACCCAGTCAGTGAAATTGCATGCCGTCTTGGTTCTGAAATACGTAACATTGCGGTTCGTGTACGCGATGTTCGAATGGAAGCAACTAGGGCGGCTGAGTCTTTGGTCCTTATTCACAATGATAAGTCGACATCCCTTGGAAGGACCACAGCCAGTGACGGTATCATGAGCTCCCTGGCTTGGGTTTTCGGTGAATACGCAGAACACCTCTTGTACCCCGGGCAAACTCTACAGTCTTTAATTGATACCACCAATGCTTTGTTGCCGGCAAGAACACTATCTGTCTACTTGCAGGCTATTCCGAAGCTCCTTGTTCACCTTACTTCCAACGGTAATTCATGGGATGATTCCCAGAAAAGCGAGACTTCGCTGTTGTTAGCGCGGATTATAGACTTTCTTGAGACCTTAGCTTCCCATCCAGATTTGGATGTACAGGAAAGGGCTATTGAATTTCTCGAGATTCTACGATTGGCAGCGGAAGCCGTCAACTCGGAAGTTCATCCATCGCATGAACCACCCTATATATTATCGGCTGTGATTCCAAGCTTGTTCTCTGGCCTAGAGCTCAATCCGGTCGCTATCGGTGCGCAGAAAAAGGTTCCGCTGCCTGAAAAGCTTGTCTTGGATCAACCCTTCAACGAACGTCTTTTGAGTCTCTTTGATGATACCAATGATGTTTCTCTTGGTTTAGAGGCCCAGGATCTCTCGCGGGATTTTTACTACACCATAGATATATCGACCTTGAGTAGACGTTTCACTGCGCTTGCGCATAGTGACATGCTATCGAACACATCTCTCCCAAAGGTCACCGGAAAGTCTATGGATGCCGCTGGCAAACCGAAACAACGATCGGAACGCCGAGATCGCAACAAAGATGATCCTTTTTACATCGACACCGAAGAAAATTCATCTGGCACATCTACCCCCTTTCATAGAGTTTTCAATGCTTCCAATGGTGATGGGATGGATGTCGATTCTATTCCTATCATTGACCTAAAAATAAACAACGAGGCGATACATGGTCTGGCATTGTCAAGGGATTACGAAAAACAGAAACGCACCAATCCACATGCTAGGAAATACGACGTCATTGCTGATGAGAATTTTGGGCATGATGAATCTATGGGCACCCAAAACTCCGACGAACCAGGTAAGGTGGAACGATCTCTGCTTCAGGTAGACACCAGCGGCCTTGGGCACTTTTCCTTGGAAGAACTTACTCCGGGCCCAGATTTCACACAGCGCCGCACCCAGCAAGATGAGGACGAGGTAGAAATGGCCAAAGCAATGCAGAAAGTGGAGAAAGTGCGGTTAGAGATGCAAAGAGCATCGGAGCGAATTCATCCCAAAGACGTACCAGCCGAAGGAACTCTCgtcaaaaagaagaagaagacaaacCGGAAAACTCGGCATGATAGTCATGGAACTGGTCCCTCCGTtcgcaagaagaaaaagcaatcGGGTGATAATGGTTTGGCATTTGATGATCAGTAAATATAAAGATTGTCAGAAACGATATTAAATGGTACGCCGGCGGTAGCTTTTCCGGGGGCACTAAACGCAAATACGGTTAAGATACATGGTAGTATGAGCCGCTTAGCAAGATGCATGCTGGGCACCGATAAACAATCTCAGCATTTCTGAAGGCGATTCCTGAACGTTGGGGAGCGGCGGACGCGTAGATGTTGTTAACCGACGAAACACTAGTCCATGAACCGACCAAACGTTGCTGACCATAGCTTTGGAATGACACCTAGGAGTTCGAATGCAAGTCCACCGCATATAACGAAGATGAGAACGGCTGTTAGATTCTTAGCCAGGCGCTATTGCATTGTCTGCTGCCGCTACCATCACGTACCTAGCCAGCCAGTGGGCAAAGAAGACTTGGCGCTTGGTTTTTGCTTGACCGGCAGCTGACCCTTCCCTCGTTTTGCAGCCTCATTCTTTGCGTACTTCTCATTTGCTTTTCGCTGTTTCGGTGTCTGTGTCTGCGAAGTAGGTCAGCTACCGAGTACATGATATCTACTGAGAAAACTCACCATGTTTATGGTTATTATTAGGTGGCTTGACTTTTCTCGATGATGTAGAGATAACCCTATGGGCTTTATTGGTGCTGGCTTGGGTGCTAGTGTGAAAGTGGGAgataatatatatatataactCTAAGTGGACAGGCAACTGAAAAGGCCATGCTGTCACCCCTGGGCAATATAATAACACACCTGCACAGATACATGGCGCAAGACAAAACTTACTCATCCAATAGTAATTCATAGTTTCTTATTTTTGTACTTCGTACAGCAGTCTATATGTACCACAGCCTACATCTACTGTCGGTAATCTTTATTAGCCTAACCATTCCCTTCCCAGTAACACATTGAATATTGAAGTACATATATTTCTCAGACCTTGCGTCCTCTCAACTTATTGCCTTGTATTTACCAAGAGAAAAACGCTAGATACCCTAGGGATAGTACATTCAACGTTCAATCTGAGGGATATATTGGTAGCCGGGTCACCAGCACGTGAGGGAAAGGTAGGCAGTGATAAAAGGTATTGAGGTATCACCCGCTGCAAACAAACATTaacaaaagagagaaaaaaattaCCTAGATCGAATGGAGCTCATATCATTGGATATCAACTGTTATTTCAGAGTCCCATTACCATAGTGTTATTGAGTACTACTTCTGCGGAGGATCTGCAAAGCAAGAATGACTAACTCAGTTGGATTGGTCGCCTCCTTGGCGCCTTTTTTGGTCTTAATTTCATGCGTATGAAAGATCACTAAATGATCCGCTAAAAGCAGCTAATGTAATccacccccccccccgaGACCGACCACATCTCCGTTTTCCAGCTCATCTATATTACTGACGCAATTTAAACTGCCACCATGCCAACCAAATTGCGTATAAAGATGAAAGCTCAAATTGCGCAGGAAGAGAGGATGCTACTTGAAATATCAGCCataaaaaaaggaaattaCCAGCATTGCCATAAATTGACAAAAGAACAAGAGGAATCAGTTGTCTGATGGATAATGAATGTCCCAGATCAATGTTTATATCTCCTGGACACTCAGCTAAATACCCATTTCAGAACATTATCCCATTTAATGTAGTATTTTAGTTCCTATCTAGATAATATGACACAATGACATTCCATTGATCATTTATTATTCTCTTCTCCAATGTATATCAGTTCTAATGGCATTTTATAACTCAGTTAGAGATCAGTGAATAGTCTATAGAGGAAAGTTCAATATATGTACACGAAGGATGGAAGTAGAAGGTTAAAGATATGACTATGACTGACTTCACTAGCAAGCCATCTGACTTAATTTTTTTTAGTCCAATTCTGTATCCTCTTATGTTAAAATACCAGTTAGCCatattcttgttcttttgcGAAATTTATCGTAATAAAAATGAATCAAGCCCACTAAGTTAAGTAATTTTGTGTTAAGTTTAATGACTATAAATTAACTACCCCAGGGCTCAGGATTATATAAACTACTTCTCTAAGAAATCCTCTAATCCTCTAACTCAGCTTTCTATTCCTTCACAACACATATAGCAGTAAATagctatatatatatattagtAGTTCACTTCTGCCAGATCTAGCTATTACTTCTGGAAAAAAAGGCTACTTACTGAATGTCATTTTCTTAGCATATTCTGTTAAAATAAACATTACAGCTTAATTATCTGCTTATTATATCTACTTCTATTCTGGTCAGCCAGTCAAAGTAACAGTGATGAAATATGAAAACTTAATATTGGCTGCTTTTTAAAGATTGAAATGCCTGCCTTGACTAGGTATAAAGGATATACTCCTCAAGGATCTATACCAATGACTTCATTGTATGATTATAGTATAGTCTGATAATTTGCAAAGATAGTAAGATTGTCTTCTATTTTTCATTATTAAAATTTATAATAAAGAACATGGAATTTTCTCTTCTATCTAGATGATTTAACGTGATCCACCACCGAATGGCGCACACCACCGAATGGCGCggtcgccgccgccgccgacCATACAAGTTACTGAGTCAATCTATCAACGCATACTTAATCTATTCAATCTACTGCGCTCTAACAGGGCATTTTAATCTATTATGACCTTCCTGGTTACAGTTACTGCACCTTGCTGGCCGCCGTggccttgatgatgatgattcattcatctccctctcctccaatCTTTGCTGGCCCTCAGAGCCAGTTAAGCTCcctccatcttgaataaaGGCTTGTgtaatcttcttcttctctttttgatGCTCTTTTGATGTGCAAGTCTGATGGAGTCCTTGTCTTAATAGAACGGCATCCTGCATTGCAACTTCTGTGCTCTTCATGAACTTTCCAAGCATCTGTTCCGCAACAACTGAAGATAGAGACTGGTTTCGAAGGTCTTGgatctgctttttctgctgATTCAACTGATACAGATTGGCTGGTGTCTTCCCTAAATAGAAGGATTGATTGCTgcttgaagaagatggtggtgttggtgtcttcatCTTGACATGGAGTTTTGCAAGCACCCTCTCTGGTCTGAATGGAATAAGACCGGCAGTTGCAAATCCACTTAATATATTGGCCTTGGAGAACGCATGAGCATGGATTTTGGTGTAGATAGATAGGAAGTCCATTTTATCAATGGCATGAATGTCTTTCTGTGCCATCTCCCTGATTTTCTGGCCATAATAATGCTTGAGCGGTGCAAAACAGCTTATATCCAGTGGCTGAAGTAAATGAGATGAATGGGGAGGCATATATAAGGGGATAATCTTCTTTTCcatgcagaaatgatcaaagTTGGCAGTTGCATGGCTGCTATGACCATTGAGAATCAAAAGGCGATATCTTCCAGCTGTCTGAGAGGCAGTATGCTTCTCAAACATATCCTGAAGCCACTCAAATCCCAGGTTATCATTCGTCCAGCCATTATCACTCATGCTGATTCGATAATCTCTTGGAATAGCTGAATACCACTGGGATTGATGCTTTTTCCCAGCCAGAATGATTTGCGGAGGTAGAGCGAATCCAGAGGCATTTATGGCGACTATTAtagtaacccattcctgatTTCCAGGTTGGACAGACTTTGCATGACTATCTCTAGTCTCTGAACCACAAACAACCTTTGCAGTCGACGCCACTcccatttgaaagccagtttcatccatattataGATATCTTTCTCCGCAATGCCATATCTCTGGATAATCTCCTGAACTCGATTAAACCAACCCCTTATAAGctctggatcttcacatttggcacgtTGATAGTCATATCGGCGAGTGTATTTGGATTTGAGTTcaggatggcgttgaata
This region of Aspergillus chevalieri M1 DNA, chromosome 4, nearly complete sequence genomic DNA includes:
- a CDS encoding uncharacterized protein (BUSCO:EOG09263R62;~COG:S;~EggNog:ENOG410PM7U;~InterPro:IPR011990,IPR019734,IPR013026,IPR039856;~PFAM:PF13181;~go_function: GO:0005515 - protein binding [Evidence IEA]), which translates into the protein MSNTKNEPIHSSDLLATLQYSQQAPILLGRQSKSNMAPLSLITSAAGQPEEYAMIERLFFACLQTGDDKSALICLDKLTKFFGRSNERIMGLHGLYEEAIAGDNSALEKCLREYDDILQQNPVNLPVLKRRIALLRSLSRPADAISSLIKLLEATPTDTEAWCELADLYRSQGMSSQAIFCLEEALLITPNAWNVHACLAELLYVCATSPDNGDPSKLLRRSMRHYCRSIELCDDYLRGFYGLALVTSLLLETEESCIMEEVSLKKTLPKLNAFAFQKLEAIVKSRFMDYQGQKCCQSELIAARELLNRFGKSS
- the APL5 gene encoding putative AP-3 complex subunit delta (BUSCO:EOG09260T4S;~COG:U;~EggNog:ENOG410PF8I;~InterPro:IPR016024,IPR002553,IPR017105;~PFAM:PF01602;~go_component: GO:0030117 - membrane coat [Evidence IEA];~go_component: GO:0030123 - AP-3 adaptor complex [Evidence IEA];~go_process: GO:0006886 - intracellular protein transport [Evidence IEA];~go_process: GO:0015031 - protein transport [Evidence IEA];~go_process: GO:0016192 - vesicle-mediated transport [Evidence IEA]); translation: MFEKSLYDLIKGLRSHKGAEEDYIHSSLRECKAEIKSQDMDRKATALLKIIYLEMFGYDMSWASFHVLEVMSSTKYLQKRVGYLGAMQSFRSDTEVLMLATNLLKKDIGSSNIPNMSLPMVTLPHVITPSLSMSLLPDILSRLSHSHVMVRKKAVVCLYRLALVYPEALKLAWPKIKERLMDDQEDGSVTTAVINVVCELGWRRPHDFLPLAPRLFDLLVEGGNNWMAIKIIKLFATLTPLEPRLIRKLLRPLTNLIQTTTAMSLLYECINGVIQGGILGGDEGFREKDEIASLCVGKLRGMIVTDADPNLKYVALLAFNRIVTTHPVLVSMQQDVILECLEDADVSIRLQALELATGMVSSETLQPIVSRLVKQLNDAFVSLSEQSPREGQLIMRDKNGISEQSTGSYSHCLSPEYKIEVLHRIVDMCSYNNYSGLPDFEWYIDILVQLVKHVPPEDIGGYYRYTTNPVSEIACRLGSEIRNIAVRVRDVRMEATRAAESLVLIHNDKSTSLGRTTASDGIMSSLAWVFGEYAEHLLYPGQTLQSLIDTTNALLPARTLSVYLQAIPKLLVHLTSNGNSWDDSQKSETSLLLARIIDFLETLASHPDLDVQERAIEFLEILRLAAEAVNSEVHPSHEPPYILSAVIPSLFSGLELNPVAIGAQKKVPLPEKLVLDQPFNERLLSLFDDTNDVSLGLEAQDLSRDFYYTIDISTLSRRFTALAHSDMLSNTSLPKVTGKSMDAAGKPKQRSERRDRNKDDPFYIDTEENSSGTSTPFHRVFNASNGDGMDVDSIPIIDLKINNEAIHGLALSRDYEKQKRTNPHARKYDVIADENFGHDESMGTQNSDEPGKVERSLLQVDTSGLGHFSLEELTPGPDFTQRRTQQDEDEVEMAKAMQKVEKVRLEMQRASERIHPKDVPAEGTLVKKKKKTNRKTRHDSHGTGPSVRKKKKQSGDNGLAFDDQ
- a CDS encoding RAMP4 family protein (COG:S;~EggNog:ENOG410PTK3;~InterPro:IPR010580;~PFAM:PF06624;~TransMembrane:1 (o42-63i);~go_component: GO:0005783 - endoplasmic reticulum [Evidence IEA]) — protein: MTQTPKQRKANEKYAKNEAAKRGKGQLPVKQKPSAKSSLPTGWLAVLIFVICGGLAFELLGVIPKLWSATFGRFMD